The following is a genomic window from Neoarius graeffei isolate fNeoGra1 chromosome 16, fNeoGra1.pri, whole genome shotgun sequence.
atctacctatggcacataatatcattaaaacatttagagaatctggagaaatctctgtatgcaagagacaaggctgaaaactgacactggatgcctgtgatcttcaggccctcaggagacactgcattaaaagcagacacgtgtctgtagtggaaatcagtgtatgggctcaggaacacttcagaaaaccatcgtctgtgaaaacagttcattactgcatccacaaatgcaagttaaaaccagatataaacaatatccagaaacaccgccaccttctcagggcccgagctcttttacaatggactgaggcgaagtggaaaattgtcccaaggtctgacgaatcaaaagtagaaattctttttagaaatcatggacaccacgtcctccaggctaaagaggagagggaccatccggcttgtcatcaatgcacagttcaaaagccagcatctgtgatggtatgagggtgcattagtgcacatgacatgggtagcttgtacatctgggaaggcatcattaatgctgaatgatataaatacgtttcagagcaatatgctgccatccagacaaagacTTTTTAGGGAAGGccgtccttctttcagcaagacaatgccaaactgctttctgcacatattaaaactgcatggctcggtagtaaaagagtccaggtgctaaactggtctgcctgcagtccagacctgtcttccatttacagtttttctcaattgcTAAAACACTAAACCCTATTGTCTGAACCAAATGCTCAGTTGCCTGAACCCACTGATTGAATCAATCACTCTTTTGGCAAAACCATAAGCACTTTTCACCTGTTTAGACACAACTTGCCAACACATTTTCATTGCGATGCACCCGTGCTGCATAATGGTGAGCACAGGTGACAAAAGTCAAACACAATTAAAGCACAGGTGTCACCACTTGAACACAACAACTCAAAATTGATCACACATTTGGCTAATGATGTGAGGGAACATATAAGCCAGTTCAGAGAGCACTGGTTTGTGAGGCCCTACAATGGATAGAAATCTGAGAGGAAGAGTTTGTGTGAGAGGAGGTCGAGGTGGTCAATGAAGACAAAGAACAGTAATATCTGATGAAATCAGAGCTACTGTGATTGACCATGTTCTTGTCCATGGTATGAGCATGAGGGAGGCTGGAGAAAGGGTACAACCAAACATCAGTAGATTCACTGTGTCAACCATAATCCGAAGATTTAGAGAAGAGAACAGGTTTGTTGACATTATAGTACAGTATGTAAATGTTGACAGCAGTTACTGTatgacatactatatactgtaccaCAGTATACTTTAAGTAAATATGTTTCAGTACATCACTGTACCAATGTACTGTCGTATTGTAATGGAGGGTTGGTCTAACTGTTTGTAGGCCTAGTATTCCATGTATATTTTTTGTAACTGCATGTTCTCTTTTTGTAGAATTGAAAGACTGCCACATGGGGGTGGGAGGACAGGCATGTTCTCCCCACACCAAGAGAccctaattgttgatatggtccgtaaGAACAACGCCATTAAACTGAGTGAAATTGAGCAGAAGATCATTGAGGACCATGTAAATTTTGAGGGTATCAACAGTGTCAGCCTCTCTACTGTTGATCGTGTCCTCAAGCGCAACAGACCGCGCATGAAACAGCTGTACAGAGTGCCCTTTGATCGCAACTCAGACAGAGTCAAAGAGCAAAGATTCCAGTATGTACAGGTTGGTATATATCCAGACACATTCAATATTGATTACTCTAAGTAGTGATTTACTGTAGTGGCCTAAATCACTTTTTCTGTATCACTTACAAAACTATATCTATTTCTACAGAGGGTTTTTCAACTGGATGCAATGGAAAGACCCCATGAAAACATCTACATGGATGAAGCTGGGTTTAATCTCACCAAAAGGAGAAGGAGAGGCCGTAATGTGATTGGCCATCGGGCCATTGTTGGTGTCCCCGGGCAGCGTGGTGGCAATGTCACATTATGCGCTGCCATCAGCAATCATGGGGTTGTCCACCATCATGCCAACCTGGGGCCCTACAACACTCACCAGCTCCTCATTTTCCTCAGTCACATGCGAGATGCTCTGTTAGGGCAGCAGGATGAGCATCCCATCTATGTTTGGGACAATGTGAGTTTTCACAGAGCCCTCCAGGTTAGAGAGTGGTTCAATATGAACCAAGGTTTTATCAATCTTTGCCTTCCACCGTACTCCCCTTTCCTAAACCCCATTGAGGAATTCTTCTCCTCAGGGCGGTGGAAGGTATATGAACGCCAACCTTACACCAGGGTAAATCTCCTGCAAGCCATGGAACTTGCCTGTGGTGACATAGGTGTGGAGGCATGCCAAGCCTGGATACGGCATTCCAGGGTTTCCCCCCCGTTGCCTGGCCAGACAAAATGTGGCCTGTGTTGTGGATGAAGTCCTGTGGCCTGACCCAGTATGGAGACATGATGCTGTGgctgagtaatgcacttatttgtatatttttgtactttatttttacatgggcTTACTGTACACAAGTGGCAAATGCACAAGATTTCTGCTTGTGCATTTACACGTAGCACTTGTAAAAACAAGATTTCTggtttttgtctttttgtacaagtgctaaatgcagaggttttttttgttttgcaacatgcatttagcctacagtgaacaataaacatttatttctccagcttcatgtcctgagcattgtgtttttctatttttctatgtagtgtttagtgactgctcagtagtgtttttaattttgattgGCTCGGGGCACGATTTGACAACATGGTTCAGTTTTGAGCACAGATTGAACTGTTTTGAGGTGAAAGTTTTGGTTTTGCAAGAAGAGTCTGAGGTTTTGTGAATGTAGCTTGAAAATTGGGTTTTGTGTTCACAGTTTAGAGAAAAGGAGAGCAGCTTTCAAGAAATGTGTCTTAGCAATCGAGAAAAACTGCAAAACATTTAACGcagtatgaagcacaaaatatgacaaaggagacctcgaactgttgagcaactgaaattgtatatcaggcgagagtgggacaacatttctttcaaaactacagaaattggtctccttagttctcaaacgtttacagagtgttgttaaaagtagaggtgatgcgacACAGTCTgcgctcactctaggacccaaatttctttagcgaaaagtgctaaagactcaaatttttctttagcaatttgcaatttcgcttagcaagaaatgctaaaagaacaattttctttttagcaaagtaatttttttagcaagatatgttatacttctaaatatttcttgcactgacataatattgaaaaatgaattgttattgtagtttgttggtgtttcaattagtgtttgcaagcttgtttcctgcctttgtctttccatgttcttgacttatgttcatagcatgcttatttattcttgaatcctcttattttgatcatttcatcaactgtatatatgtaatgaaattgtgtgtttaatttaacccgcttaatctggtttatggagtccatatttttcattataattatatctaacatggtggcacggtggtggattggttagcgctgtcacctcacagcaagaaggtccgggtttgagccccgtggccggcgagggcctttctgtgcggagtttgcatgttctccccgtgtccgcgtgggtttcctccgggtgctccggtttcccccacagtccaaagacatgcaggttaggttaactggtgactctaatttgaccgtaggtgtgaatggttgtctgtgtctatgtgtcagccctgtgatgacctggcgacttgtccagggtgtaccccgcctttcgcccgtagtcagctgggataggctccagcttgcctgcgaccctgtagaacaggataaagtggctacagataatgagatgagatatctaacatctggtgtgatgtgctttgcattgtttgccatctatgcaccttttagcccttagtcaccctctgtagtatgctgactgGCTGTGTAACATAACTGCATGGTGAGTGGCTTCCAACTCTATCAGGGATTTATCACACATATGGGTCATGTTTAAATTTGAACTGGCCAAGTTGGCCtgcccaacatcagtgtctgacttgACCAATATCAGTGGCTGTCCTTgctaaattaattttatttttaattgtatttttttcaaaattctattttaacatctcaaccactggtattgccttgcgtgtgtgttttcattattgagatgtgtgtatgtgtgtgtgtgtgtgtgtgtataattgggatccgtgtgtgtgtgtgtgtgtgtgtgtttggggggggtgtctttatgggtaggatgaagggagctcagggagttaaaatcaatggatgtttcttataaattaatctcgtaacccaaatataacgatattcaccattaatttctcgtgaaacttgcagtcaaaactttgaaccatgtgcgtcaaaacgctctgaaaacaaggtacacttggtcgatatatcctggttcatctgtgagttcttccaaagttctgtcagggttgatattatgtagaaaatatgtctttagaatggttatatcgtgtttttatccctaactgagaaagctaacagaacattctaatacgttatctcactttttagataagtttgtcgtacgtaaagtcggataatttattttaaacaaacctcgctataatcttgttcactaatgagcgagaattgccgacattatcagcgcaactcggaaattgatcattttatatgtaaggtccgctgctacatagacatataaacatagacgccgcattgagctagtggcccgttgctgggatacgtcagagtgtccgccgtatttgatgtggcaaatcttccccgtaaaccaatgcaagtaaatggactgaatttcataaagcccctttctacaataatatttaactcgatgccttttattcacccattaagacacacacgtatatatttgggaaacaaacaggcatcaaaacaacacacataaaacttttaatgtgatggttataaatagtgtgcgaaatacccgtcaatattctgaatgaccgccaaactgagttcggccaggttctaatgtcataccaaaacaaaatacatcactgattccttcacattcagaaaggttaaaaacattcatcatacgttcaaaaacgttcatcatagtgtggcactgtattatctaattctcactgcttataactatacacctccccggtggagatgagctaggagactgaaggaacagtattaaaaagtatttttccagtctcacctgtgaaaggtaatcccatgtgatctcgtttggacggtaaacctgttggtacagttaaacgcagcacatgaatgaggcatctttattctcggctactgtctagacgctatagagatcttgcagtcacgtgaccggaaagttaacagccgccatcttgtcggtaaaaaacacagctgaatactgctgcactcgtgtacagaatggatcaatttcaaccgacggactacacggctcatttttctaatgaacagataactagatatatgtctaaaataaacgatctacagatttgtgacccttatggcttaccggacgtagttttcacgaccgtgtcagtggatattgaactgccagaggtggaatacccagacgtgtataattacctcattaactttccctcgctgttcagtggtgaagcaatgcgtgcttataaatctctggacagttatctttacagaaattcaggatttgtcagcgactcagatgtggcatcttgtaaacaagaaaataacaatcctcattggacgggtaagtcacttaagtactgagcatagcactgaccagccgattatagaatagaatagagtaaggtaattccagctgtaattccaaatcgtccatcttgtttaccgtggatctggcgttggagagatagaggcttggcagtggaggtttgagtggctgttttctgagcttagtcaacaggccggctctgcctgcagcctcgtttttgcttccgctcccgacgccgcctccttcgctttgcttccgataacaatccacggagaccctgctggtctcgctatctcgtccggaatgttgtgcatgcgatggaaatcgctacaaaccgtcattttctgctggaaaccaatgtccagtaagtccatacggttgtagtggatattgaagtctgatacagacgaacaacacgcaaaaatacacacaaaaaacattaaaaaacgtgcacaggtagggagagcttgtagctgcagccgttaTAGTAGAATtgaatatagtagggttttccagaagaaaaggtagaagtagaagtagaaggcggaaatatggcgtttgaccgacaagatggcgtctgtcacaatctggatcggctgtgacgtcacatgcaagtgctccataccagagacggttgaagaatctccactttgccacatccaatatggtggcaaggatgacgtatgattctacgcagaaggcggcgtctatgtttatatgtctatgcgctgctattggaagacgtaatttgcggtcaaccaataagaatcttcgaaactcgggggcgttggttataaatcaaaacatcgaagatagacacgaaaggtactgttcatcttgagaaatcgcaattgtttgatggattttgcttaaactttaaatgactttcgcataaaatgcgaa
Proteins encoded in this region:
- the LOC132900088 gene encoding uncharacterized protein LOC132900088, giving the protein MVRKNNAIKLSEIEQKIIEDHVNFEGINSVSLSTVDRVLKRNRPRMKQLYRVPFDRNSDRVKEQRFQYVQRVFQLDAMERPHENIYMDEAGFNLTKRRRRGRNVIGHRAIVGVPGQRGGNVTLCAAISNHGVVHHHANLGPYNTHQLLIFLSHMRDALLGQQDEHPIYVWDNVSFHRALQVREWFNMNQGFINLCLPPYSPFLNPIEEFFSSGRWKVYERQPYTRVNLLQAMELACGDIGVEACQAWIRHSRVSPPLPGQTKCGLCCG